The following proteins are co-located in the Blastopirellula marina genome:
- a CDS encoding glycoside hydrolase family 97 protein encodes MPFCFSRKFSSSSFTTVAHGLICLLAITACLMVSAAANAESLTSPDGRIEVSVEIDQTDQHSRLVYQVKVAGEVVIKDSPISFLRSDDAMIGEHVTLASTSETTTHDETWKPVYGERSSIRDHYRSRTFHLEDTQANCPLAVQFRCYDTGVAFCTTLGKENTELKLKEERTEFRFTSDYPAWRTTSAQGTYDKVPLNQLGKNVERPLVVEAGQHYVAIGEAKLVDYAVMRLRSAAGDAPGVVSQLLSEVTATAPLTTPWRVILIAYSPGQLLESNDLFLNLNDPCAIADTSWIKPGKVLREISLTTLGGKAAIDFAVKNNFQYVEFDAGWYGHEYDDASDATTITVDAKRSPGPLDLQEIIQYGKQRDIGILVYVNRRALEKQLDEILPLYKKWGIAGVKYGFVNTGSQKWTSWLHDAVRKAAEYELMVDIHDEYRPTGYSRTYPNLMTQEGVRGDEATPSTSLAVTTLFTRNLAGAADHTICYYDPRVKKNWSHAQQLAKAVCTYSPWQFIYWYDTPLTPLQDGKTTRNRILPSPELEFFAQVPTVWDETRVLQGDIGEYVVIARRSGSDWFVGAINANEKRELTVPLNFLDSGKSYQARIYRDDSTLKTRTQVAIDEQTVDAEETLTITLAPNEGQAMRMTPK; translated from the coding sequence ATGCCTTTCTGCTTTTCTCGTAAGTTTTCCTCGTCTTCCTTCACCACGGTCGCACATGGCCTGATCTGTCTGCTGGCGATTACTGCCTGCCTGATGGTGAGTGCTGCAGCAAATGCTGAGTCGTTAACATCCCCTGACGGACGCATCGAGGTTTCCGTTGAAATCGACCAGACCGATCAGCACAGCCGACTTGTTTATCAGGTGAAAGTTGCCGGCGAAGTGGTCATCAAGGATTCGCCGATCTCGTTTCTGCGTAGCGATGATGCGATGATCGGTGAACATGTGACGCTGGCTTCGACCAGCGAAACGACCACGCATGACGAAACCTGGAAACCAGTTTATGGCGAACGCAGTAGCATTCGCGATCATTACCGTTCGCGAACGTTTCACCTGGAAGACACGCAAGCGAATTGTCCACTTGCGGTGCAGTTCCGCTGCTACGACACCGGCGTAGCATTCTGCACGACGCTGGGAAAAGAAAATACCGAACTGAAGTTGAAGGAAGAGCGAACCGAATTTCGCTTCACGAGTGATTACCCTGCCTGGCGAACGACGAGCGCCCAAGGAACGTACGACAAGGTTCCGCTCAATCAACTCGGCAAAAACGTGGAACGCCCGTTGGTCGTCGAGGCTGGCCAACATTACGTGGCTATTGGTGAAGCAAAGCTGGTCGACTACGCCGTCATGCGACTCCGTTCGGCAGCGGGAGATGCACCCGGCGTGGTCAGCCAACTTCTAAGCGAGGTGACCGCGACCGCACCACTGACGACACCGTGGCGAGTTATCTTAATTGCGTACTCGCCTGGGCAACTGCTGGAAAGCAACGACCTGTTTCTTAATCTGAACGATCCTTGCGCGATCGCTGACACTTCGTGGATCAAGCCTGGCAAGGTGCTGCGTGAAATCAGCTTGACCACTCTCGGCGGCAAAGCGGCGATTGATTTCGCTGTGAAGAACAACTTCCAATACGTCGAATTCGATGCCGGCTGGTATGGGCACGAATACGACGATGCCTCCGACGCGACTACCATCACGGTCGATGCCAAGCGTTCGCCTGGTCCGCTCGATTTGCAGGAAATCATTCAGTACGGCAAGCAGCGCGACATTGGCATTCTGGTCTATGTTAATCGTCGCGCGTTGGAGAAACAACTTGATGAGATCTTGCCCCTTTACAAGAAGTGGGGCATCGCCGGTGTGAAGTATGGCTTTGTAAATACGGGTTCGCAGAAGTGGACGAGTTGGTTGCACGATGCGGTTCGCAAAGCGGCCGAATATGAACTGATGGTCGACATCCACGACGAGTATCGCCCTACCGGTTACAGCCGAACTTATCCGAACTTGATGACCCAGGAAGGTGTTCGCGGTGACGAAGCGACCCCATCGACCAGCTTGGCGGTGACAACCCTATTCACCCGCAACCTGGCTGGGGCGGCCGATCATACGATCTGCTACTACGATCCGCGTGTGAAGAAGAACTGGTCGCACGCTCAACAACTCGCGAAAGCGGTTTGCACTTACTCGCCGTGGCAGTTCATCTATTGGTACGATACCCCGCTGACGCCGCTGCAAGATGGCAAGACGACGCGTAACCGGATTTTGCCTTCTCCTGAGCTCGAATTCTTCGCTCAGGTTCCCACTGTCTGGGATGAAACCCGCGTCCTGCAAGGCGACATTGGCGAGTACGTTGTCATCGCCCGCCGCAGCGGCAGCGACTGGTTCGTGGGCGCGATCAACGCCAACGAAAAGCGAGAGCTCACCGTCCCGCTCAACTTTCTCGATTCCGGCAAAAGCTACCAGGCTCGCATCTACCGCGACGACTCAACGCTGAAGACTCGCACGCAAGTCGCCATCGACGAGCAAACGGTCGACGCCGAGGAAACGCTAACGATCACGTTAGCGCCAAATGAAGGCCAGGCGATGCGAATGACGCCGAAGTAA
- a CDS encoding acetyltransferase, producing MFTLRPSLPRDVERVVEIWCLAVDATHDFLRPDDRIALEQEVRSFFATAPLTLAVDAQDKPLGFMLVQDGNMDALFIDPSYHGQGIGKHLVATALQQHPHLTTDVNEQNQAAAAFYQHLGFIPTGRSEVDGQGRPYPLIHLQYAETSQQLLRNVFT from the coding sequence ATGTTTACTCTCCGTCCCTCCCTGCCGCGCGATGTCGAGCGCGTCGTTGAAATCTGGTGCCTGGCCGTCGATGCCACGCACGACTTTCTTCGACCGGACGATCGAATCGCACTCGAACAGGAAGTCCGCAGCTTCTTTGCCACAGCACCGCTAACGTTGGCAGTCGACGCTCAAGACAAACCGCTCGGCTTCATGTTGGTGCAAGATGGCAACATGGACGCCTTATTCATCGATCCCAGCTATCACGGGCAAGGCATCGGCAAGCACCTGGTCGCCACCGCGCTTCAACAGCATCCACACCTCACCACCGACGTCAACGAGCAAAATCAAGCCGCCGCCGCGTTCTATCAACATCTCGGCTTCATACCCACTGGCCGCTCCGAAGTCGACGGCCAAGGCCGCCCCTATCCGCTGATTCATTTGCAGTATGCCGAGACTAGCCAGCAATTGCTACGGAACGTCTTCACGTAG
- a CDS encoding RNA polymerase sigma factor, whose protein sequence is MTEVWSNHSQIGRSLIDRLQQGDDDAIGQLFAAYSDRLAHMAARNISPGLLRRFDGEDVVQSVFRTFFRRHEQGKLAVQHREQLWKLLVTITILKTRTHARRHTAEKRNAAAEQALPESFDFLDQQPTPEDALALWEEIEVALVGLPDKAWDILALRLEGHPKSDIAKQLGVSRQTVHRLCDLLKQRLANRFQEYEIEPDPENL, encoded by the coding sequence ATGACGGAAGTCTGGTCCAACCACAGCCAGATCGGTAGGTCGCTGATCGATCGGCTCCAACAAGGAGACGACGATGCGATCGGGCAATTGTTCGCCGCTTATTCCGATCGTCTCGCGCACATGGCGGCTCGGAATATCAGCCCTGGCTTGTTACGGCGATTCGATGGCGAGGATGTCGTGCAGTCTGTCTTTCGGACATTCTTTCGCCGCCACGAACAAGGCAAGTTGGCGGTTCAGCATCGCGAGCAGCTTTGGAAGCTGTTGGTCACGATCACCATTCTCAAGACTCGCACGCATGCCCGGCGACACACGGCGGAAAAGCGGAACGCGGCGGCGGAACAAGCCCTCCCAGAAAGCTTCGATTTTCTCGATCAGCAGCCAACACCGGAAGATGCCTTAGCCCTGTGGGAAGAGATCGAAGTCGCCCTGGTCGGTCTGCCAGACAAGGCCTGGGATATCCTGGCCCTGCGGCTGGAGGGACACCCTAAGTCAGACATTGCCAAGCAGTTAGGTGTGTCACGCCAGACGGTTCATCGCCTCTGCGATCTGCTGAAACAACGCCTCGCGAACCGCTTCCAGGAGTACGAGATCGAGCCTGATCCGGAAAATCTTTGA
- a CDS encoding family 16 glycoside hydrolase has product MTSPQLLSAVSDTERNQLEQLLMTFEETWTPEQILQVGEMVSAQFSPTARLAALFELAQIDLHRSWEAGKGRQVEFYLQQFPDLSTDPQIPPHLLASEYEARSATGNQQKESQYRERFANCFPQFVAIVKQNRQQASAALATNNQAASDTHPQQPDDFTNLPVEFGRYRILKQLGTGAMGKVYLAHDTQLDRQVALKTPQFRSNRNEELITRFYREARSAAKLQHRNICQVYDVGEIDGRHFISMAFIDGRCLADYIASGKQSAIRSCCILVLRLANGLSEAHRHNVVHRDLKPGNVMVDQKQEPVIMDFGLALQTDSQSRMTHEGSLLGSPAYMSPEQIQGKHSQVGPTTDIYALGVIFYELLTGELPFQASSLGELAYKIISTDPPKLSTLRADVDPTLAAIVEKMMAREAAERYQSMEEVAQTIRQYLSSATAIENETPSRATQADMPSPVPTSQPIPVAQPVPAAKPIPSEQPSLHNVAAQLDVAPQKTSQRFSGRRAKPIWPWIVGASLCGGLLILAAVMLLKTPYGTLRIETIGDLPNLEVLVDGNVVRLNEPNSTSATEHQLQLKLGEATLALAPGSNAFVLNGNGPERRISVQVEGGTLTSDKLTVARNGVTLLKLQLLPSDEPKVASSSKTPSTASPAAADASSSPMLPAAFPTGDVVAPFPAPGFDPLFNGKNLDGWDVFGHSGWSVQNGELVGTAPNDQNKVHGWLMNRGDFEDFELRLEYRLPPGGNSGVYIRAVPNPSEINEFDMNEVQLLDDTSLRYDDVRPNMRNAALWKVWPASPSLKLPPNQWHRLAIRVQGDGIQIWSNDVKVTAGKLPSEKSIGKKIGLQLMSSEVRFRNIQVRKLGATTPARPSKPSITESEPGFLSLFNHRDLSGWQYDGRVSGLWSVQDGLLQANKAYPDWPSFTEDLLVQMKTTQSNFRDFELRLRMRIASGGYCGVVLRRQEQEAIEVSFRPDRETKTMVKFWSKIAMKQREDSVVTDFNNPSLGPGEWFDVQISLVNDTLSVVVDNQKVLVAEVKGNKNPGPIELVIPPVSNGNVSFAEIAIKPLGALPATSNVPTEAEFTSLIGKDLSGWAQLGSDGWSVRNGILIGNPPPNQPRFKRWLMNTGSYENFELQFEYQLEPGGNSGVFIRAVRDAALSVTGDFYEVQLLDDTAPKYAKDPTTHLNGALWKALPASPGLRLPPKQWHRMTIRAQGDQLQVWSNDQKIVDGKLPRNTRPGTRIGLQLHTGKVMFRDLRIRELPSR; this is encoded by the coding sequence ATGACCAGTCCGCAACTTCTCTCTGCCGTTTCCGACACCGAGCGAAACCAGCTGGAACAGCTGCTGATGACCTTCGAGGAAACGTGGACCCCCGAGCAAATCTTGCAGGTCGGTGAAATGGTCTCGGCCCAATTCAGCCCAACTGCTCGTCTGGCGGCCTTATTCGAGCTGGCTCAGATCGATCTGCATCGTTCGTGGGAAGCTGGCAAAGGGCGTCAGGTCGAGTTCTATTTACAGCAGTTCCCCGATCTTTCTACTGATCCGCAGATTCCCCCGCATTTGCTGGCCAGCGAATACGAGGCCCGCTCGGCAACTGGTAATCAACAAAAGGAGAGCCAGTATCGCGAGCGATTCGCGAATTGCTTCCCGCAGTTTGTCGCCATTGTAAAGCAAAACCGTCAACAGGCCTCGGCCGCGTTGGCCACCAACAACCAGGCCGCCAGCGATACGCACCCTCAGCAGCCCGACGATTTCACGAACTTGCCGGTCGAATTCGGAAGGTATCGGATTCTGAAACAACTGGGCACGGGGGCGATGGGCAAAGTTTATTTGGCCCACGACACCCAACTCGATCGCCAGGTTGCCTTAAAGACGCCACAGTTTCGTAGCAATCGCAACGAAGAACTGATCACGCGTTTCTATCGCGAAGCACGATCGGCCGCCAAGCTTCAGCACCGCAACATCTGCCAGGTGTACGATGTCGGCGAAATCGACGGGCGTCACTTCATCTCTATGGCCTTTATCGACGGCCGCTGTCTGGCCGACTACATCGCGTCGGGAAAACAATCAGCGATTCGCTCTTGCTGTATTCTCGTATTGCGATTGGCCAACGGTCTGTCGGAAGCCCATCGACACAACGTCGTACATCGCGACTTGAAGCCGGGCAACGTGATGGTCGATCAGAAGCAAGAGCCGGTCATTATGGACTTCGGCCTCGCCCTGCAAACCGATTCGCAGTCGCGGATGACACACGAAGGTTCCTTGCTCGGTTCGCCTGCTTACATGTCACCGGAACAGATTCAAGGTAAGCACAGCCAAGTCGGACCCACGACCGATATTTATGCGTTGGGAGTCATCTTCTACGAACTGCTAACCGGGGAGCTACCGTTTCAGGCGAGCTCGCTGGGGGAACTGGCTTACAAGATCATCTCGACCGATCCCCCGAAGTTGTCGACCTTGCGAGCCGATGTCGATCCAACGCTCGCAGCAATTGTCGAGAAGATGATGGCCCGCGAGGCAGCCGAACGTTATCAATCGATGGAAGAGGTCGCTCAGACAATTCGCCAGTATCTGTCCTCGGCGACCGCAATCGAAAATGAAACGCCGTCGCGGGCAACACAAGCCGACATGCCCTCGCCTGTTCCAACCTCGCAACCGATTCCTGTTGCCCAACCTGTTCCCGCAGCTAAGCCTATTCCGTCTGAGCAGCCGTCGCTTCACAACGTGGCGGCGCAGTTAGACGTTGCTCCCCAGAAAACCTCGCAACGTTTTTCCGGACGAAGAGCAAAACCGATTTGGCCTTGGATCGTAGGAGCAAGCTTGTGCGGTGGATTACTGATTCTGGCGGCCGTCATGCTGCTGAAGACACCGTACGGAACGTTACGAATCGAAACGATTGGCGACCTGCCTAACCTCGAAGTTCTCGTTGATGGCAACGTCGTCCGCCTGAACGAGCCAAACTCGACCTCCGCGACCGAGCATCAATTGCAACTCAAGCTAGGCGAAGCAACGCTGGCCCTGGCTCCCGGAAGTAACGCGTTCGTGCTCAACGGCAACGGACCAGAGCGACGCATCTCGGTTCAAGTCGAGGGAGGAACGCTAACCAGCGATAAGCTGACCGTCGCCAGAAATGGAGTGACCCTCCTCAAACTCCAACTGCTTCCCAGTGACGAACCGAAGGTCGCATCAAGTTCCAAAACACCTTCCACCGCTTCGCCGGCAGCAGCCGATGCTTCGAGTTCGCCGATGTTGCCGGCGGCATTTCCCACGGGGGACGTGGTTGCTCCGTTCCCTGCCCCAGGATTCGATCCGTTATTCAACGGAAAGAACCTCGACGGCTGGGACGTATTTGGTCATTCCGGTTGGAGTGTGCAGAACGGAGAGTTGGTCGGCACCGCGCCGAATGATCAAAATAAGGTTCACGGCTGGCTCATGAATCGGGGCGACTTCGAAGACTTCGAGCTTCGCTTGGAATATCGTCTGCCCCCCGGGGGCAACAGCGGTGTGTACATCCGGGCCGTACCCAACCCGAGCGAAATTAACGAATTCGACATGAATGAGGTTCAGTTGCTCGACGATACCTCGCTCCGCTATGACGATGTGCGACCGAATATGCGAAACGCCGCTCTCTGGAAGGTCTGGCCAGCAAGTCCATCGCTGAAGCTTCCTCCCAACCAATGGCATCGCCTTGCCATCCGCGTGCAAGGCGATGGAATCCAGATCTGGAGCAACGACGTGAAAGTGACTGCCGGCAAGCTTCCCTCCGAAAAATCGATCGGAAAGAAAATTGGGTTGCAACTCATGAGCAGTGAGGTCCGCTTCCGCAACATCCAGGTTCGGAAGTTAGGAGCAACCACGCCTGCACGACCCAGTAAGCCTTCTATCACCGAGTCCGAACCTGGATTCCTTTCCCTATTCAATCATCGAGATCTCTCTGGCTGGCAATACGACGGACGCGTGTCGGGATTATGGTCGGTACAGGATGGACTGCTGCAAGCAAATAAAGCATATCCCGATTGGCCCTCGTTCACCGAAGATCTGCTGGTCCAGATGAAAACCACGCAGTCCAACTTTCGCGACTTCGAACTGCGGCTGCGAATGCGCATCGCGTCGGGGGGCTACTGCGGCGTTGTTCTACGGCGGCAGGAACAGGAAGCAATTGAAGTCAGTTTCAGGCCGGATCGAGAGACGAAGACTATGGTCAAATTTTGGTCGAAGATAGCGATGAAGCAGCGAGAGGATTCGGTCGTGACAGACTTTAACAATCCATCGCTTGGACCTGGTGAGTGGTTCGATGTCCAAATTTCCTTGGTCAACGATACGTTAAGTGTTGTAGTGGATAATCAAAAGGTGCTGGTGGCGGAAGTCAAAGGCAACAAGAACCCAGGCCCGATCGAGCTTGTTATACCTCCGGTCAGCAATGGGAACGTTTCGTTCGCCGAGATCGCGATCAAGCCACTCGGCGCATTGCCTGCGACATCGAACGTGCCCACAGAGGCGGAATTCACCTCGCTCATCGGCAAAGACCTCTCCGGATGGGCGCAGCTTGGCAGCGACGGGTGGAGCGTTCGCAACGGAATTCTCATCGGCAATCCTCCACCGAACCAACCACGATTCAAACGCTGGCTCATGAACACCGGTAGTTACGAAAACTTCGAATTGCAGTTTGAGTATCAACTGGAACCTGGCGGAAACAGCGGTGTCTTCATACGGGCGGTTCGCGATGCAGCGCTATCGGTGACCGGAGATTTTTATGAGGTTCAACTGTTGGACGATACCGCGCCCAAGTATGCGAAAGACCCTACTACCCATCTCAATGGCGCGTTGTGGAAAGCACTGCCAGCCAGTCCTGGTTTGCGATTGCCACCCAAACAATGGCATCGGATGACCATCCGGGCTCAGGGGGATCAACTCCAAGTCTGGAGTAACGATCAGAAGATCGTCGACGGAAAACTTCCTCGAAATACTCGACCTGGCACGCGAATCGGCTTACAACTGCATACCGGAAAGGTCATGTTCCGCGACCTGCGGATTCGTGAATTGCCCAGTCGTTGA
- a CDS encoding sulfatase translates to MLLLARTIGLVFVTLVACRSLSAEDIHPPNVIVVLCDNLGYGDVGCFGSKRHRTPYLDQMAAEGMKFTDLYAASGVCTPSRAALLTGCYPPRVNLHVSDTGGAVLQPVSPKGLAPEEITIAELLKTKGYATTIIGKWHLGDQLPLLPTRQGFDSFYGIPYSDDMTPRPGKPWPDLPLMRDEVVVDAPVDLNDATKLYTEEAIRFITANRERPFFLYLPQAMPGSTRAPYASEAFRGQSQNGPWGDSIEELDWSMSEILKTLKQLKLDQQTLVVWTSDNGAPRRNPVQGSNLPLKGWGYTTAEGGMRVPTIAWWPGTVPAGTECHELASLMDLYPTIAKLAGAKLPGDRTIDGKDITPLLTGQPNAKSPHDAFFYYMFDQLQAVRSGPWKLYLPLDQVKGGWQDDKKAFAKVRLFNLVTDLQETTDVAQQNPEIVQRMLTFAAAAHADLGDDQNPGPGRRSAGHVPSPTPRVLP, encoded by the coding sequence ATGCTTTTGCTTGCTCGAACGATTGGATTGGTTTTTGTTACGCTCGTTGCATGTCGCTCACTTTCCGCCGAGGACATTCATCCCCCGAATGTAATCGTCGTACTGTGCGATAACCTGGGTTACGGTGACGTTGGATGCTTTGGCTCGAAGCGGCATCGCACGCCGTATTTAGATCAGATGGCGGCGGAGGGAATGAAGTTCACGGACCTATATGCGGCGAGTGGTGTTTGCACGCCGTCGCGGGCTGCGCTGCTAACCGGTTGTTATCCACCTCGAGTAAATCTTCACGTCAGCGATACCGGCGGAGCGGTACTGCAGCCGGTTTCGCCGAAGGGGCTTGCCCCGGAAGAGATCACCATCGCCGAATTGTTGAAGACGAAGGGATACGCCACGACGATCATTGGCAAGTGGCATCTGGGGGATCAACTTCCGCTGCTGCCGACGCGGCAAGGCTTCGACTCCTTCTACGGTATTCCTTACAGCGACGACATGACGCCCCGCCCTGGCAAACCATGGCCCGATCTTCCTCTGATGCGAGACGAGGTGGTGGTCGATGCGCCGGTTGATTTGAATGATGCCACGAAGCTGTACACGGAAGAAGCAATCCGTTTCATTACTGCCAACCGCGAGCGTCCCTTCTTCCTTTACCTGCCGCAAGCGATGCCTGGCAGCACCCGAGCACCGTATGCCAGCGAAGCGTTTCGTGGGCAAAGCCAGAATGGACCATGGGGAGACTCAATCGAAGAACTTGATTGGTCGATGAGCGAGATCTTGAAGACGCTCAAACAGCTCAAGCTCGACCAGCAGACACTCGTTGTCTGGACAAGCGACAACGGAGCCCCACGCCGCAATCCGGTGCAAGGTTCTAACTTGCCGCTGAAAGGTTGGGGTTACACCACGGCCGAAGGTGGCATGCGGGTACCGACCATCGCCTGGTGGCCTGGCACGGTGCCGGCAGGTACCGAGTGTCACGAGTTGGCCTCGCTGATGGATCTTTACCCGACGATTGCCAAATTAGCCGGAGCGAAACTTCCCGGCGATCGCACCATCGATGGCAAAGACATCACGCCGCTGCTTACCGGTCAGCCGAATGCGAAGTCGCCGCACGATGCGTTCTTCTATTACATGTTCGACCAACTGCAAGCCGTACGCAGCGGGCCATGGAAGTTGTACCTCCCGCTCGATCAGGTCAAAGGTGGTTGGCAAGACGACAAAAAGGCTTTTGCGAAGGTGCGACTTTTTAACTTGGTGACCGACTTGCAGGAAACCACCGACGTCGCCCAGCAGAACCCGGAGATCGTTCAGCGGATGCTGACTTTCGCCGCCGCGGCACACGCCGATCTGGGAGACGATCAGAACCCAGGCCCCGGCCGCCGATCAGCGGGACATGTTCCGTCGCCGACTCCGCGGGTCCTACCTTGA
- a CDS encoding DUF1080 domain-containing protein, producing the protein MRTLLASLFVGSLLICSTAVVSAAETEEGFTPIFDGKTLDGWVGATKGYKVEDGCIVCDPHSGGNLFTEKEYDNFILRFDFKLPAGANNGLGIRAPLEGNAAYVGYELQILDNSAEVYAKLAPYQYHGSLYGLAAAKRGFQKPVGEWNTQEVIADGDHIKVTLNGTVILDADLEEIRSKPTLDHQEHPGLNSKKGHIGFLGHGAKVEFRNLRIKELPAK; encoded by the coding sequence ATGCGAACGTTGTTGGCTTCCCTTTTTGTTGGCTCGCTTTTGATCTGCTCGACCGCCGTAGTTTCGGCTGCGGAAACCGAAGAAGGGTTCACCCCGATCTTCGATGGTAAGACACTCGATGGCTGGGTCGGTGCGACTAAGGGCTATAAGGTCGAAGATGGCTGTATCGTCTGCGATCCGCACTCCGGCGGTAACCTGTTTACCGAAAAGGAATACGACAACTTCATCCTGCGTTTCGATTTCAAATTGCCAGCCGGTGCCAACAATGGCCTGGGCATTCGTGCCCCGCTGGAAGGTAACGCCGCTTACGTCGGTTACGAACTGCAAATCCTGGACAACTCGGCCGAAGTTTACGCCAAGCTGGCTCCTTACCAGTATCACGGTTCGCTCTACGGTCTGGCCGCCGCCAAGCGTGGTTTCCAAAAGCCAGTCGGTGAATGGAACACCCAGGAAGTGATCGCCGACGGCGACCACATTAAAGTCACGCTCAACGGTACCGTGATCTTGGATGCCGACCTGGAAGAAATTCGCAGCAAACCAACCCTCGATCACCAGGAACACCCAGGCCTCAACAGCAAGAAAGGCCACATCGGCTTCCTCGGCCACGGCGCCAAAGTCGAATTCCGCAACCTGCGAATCAAAGAACTCCCCGCCAAATAA